The following are encoded in a window of Providencia rettgeri genomic DNA:
- the mqo gene encoding malate dehydrogenase (quinone), translating into MTKPIAENVDIALIGAGIMSATLGTFLKELEPSLNIAVFERLNDCAQESSHPWNNAGTGHAANCEMNYTPPNPDGTVDISKALEVNTEFDLSRQLWSYLVTKGKIKNPRDFIHPCPHMSFVWGADNVKFLQQRFKQMSAHHCYHNMEYSEDPKQISDWAPLLMEGREDDKNLAVTRVVTGADVDYGALTHLLMAQLSEQSGFTLHYKHEVVDVTQTPDGRWNVEVKNLLTHEKQVTSAKFVFVGAGGRAIELLQKSGIPEGKGYGGFPVSGIWLRCDDENVAARHHAKVYGKADKGSPPMSVPHLDTRIIGGKRSLLFGPYAGFSSKFLKHGSYLDLFDSIRLNNIEPMLAIAKDDWSLAEYLVGQVLQTSAHQFSMLQKFYPDAQREDWKEVVAGQRVQIIKPDPVKKGVLEFGTELITSADKSFTVLMGASPGASTAAFIALNVLKECFANQLKADGWEAKLKAIIPTYGIDLKQDAKACLDIRTATAKVLQLDN; encoded by the coding sequence ATGACTAAACCTATCGCAGAAAACGTTGATATTGCGCTGATCGGTGCAGGGATCATGAGTGCGACACTGGGCACTTTCTTAAAAGAACTTGAGCCATCGCTAAATATTGCCGTTTTTGAACGTTTGAATGATTGTGCACAAGAAAGCTCTCATCCATGGAATAATGCGGGAACCGGCCACGCAGCTAACTGTGAGATGAACTACACCCCGCCAAATCCTGATGGTACCGTTGATATCAGTAAAGCCCTTGAAGTCAATACCGAATTCGATTTATCTCGCCAATTATGGTCATACCTCGTTACCAAAGGGAAAATCAAAAACCCACGCGATTTTATCCACCCTTGCCCTCATATGAGCTTTGTTTGGGGTGCTGACAATGTGAAATTTTTGCAGCAACGCTTTAAACAGATGTCAGCCCACCACTGCTACCACAATATGGAATACAGTGAAGATCCAAAACAAATTAGTGATTGGGCCCCACTGTTGATGGAGGGTCGAGAAGATGACAAAAACCTTGCCGTTACACGTGTTGTAACAGGGGCAGACGTTGATTATGGCGCACTGACGCATTTATTAATGGCGCAGCTCAGTGAACAATCTGGTTTTACCCTTCACTATAAACATGAAGTCGTGGATGTCACACAAACCCCTGATGGCCGTTGGAATGTTGAGGTCAAAAATTTACTGACCCATGAAAAACAAGTTACATCGGCAAAATTTGTGTTTGTCGGTGCAGGTGGTCGTGCTATTGAGTTGCTACAAAAATCAGGGATCCCGGAAGGAAAAGGCTATGGAGGCTTCCCTGTTAGTGGTATTTGGCTACGCTGTGACGATGAAAACGTTGCCGCTCGCCACCACGCTAAAGTTTACGGAAAAGCCGATAAAGGCTCACCACCGATGTCTGTCCCTCACTTAGATACTCGCATCATTGGCGGAAAACGCTCTTTATTATTTGGACCGTATGCTGGTTTCTCAAGTAAGTTTCTAAAACATGGTTCTTACCTAGATCTGTTTGATTCCATCAGATTGAACAATATTGAACCGATGCTCGCTATCGCGAAAGATGATTGGTCTTTGGCTGAATATCTTGTGGGACAAGTTCTGCAAACTTCTGCACATCAATTCTCCATGTTGCAAAAATTCTACCCCGATGCGCAACGTGAGGATTGGAAAGAAGTGGTGGCAGGCCAACGGGTTCAGATCATTAAACCCGATCCGGTGAAAAAAGGTGTATTGGAGTTCGGTACTGAGCTTATTACTAGTGCAGATAAATCGTTCACCGTATTAATGGGGGCATCGCCGGGGGCATCTACCGCAGCTTTTATTGCCTTAAACGTGCTAAAAGAATGCTTTGCTAATCAACTTAAAGCTGATGGTTGGGAAGCGAAGTTAAAAGCGATTATTCCTACCTATGGTATTGATTTAAAACAGGATGCAAAAGCCTGTTTAGATATCCGAACGGCAACCGCTAAAGTACTGCAATTAGATAATTAA
- the priB gene encoding primosomal replication protein N — protein sequence MSTNRLVLTGMVCKALIRKVSPSGIPHCQFVLEHRSQQQEAGLSRQAWCRMPIIASGQTLQARTHSITVGSWITVSGFISTHQGRNGISKIVLHAEQIDLIDSGD from the coding sequence GTGTCCACTAATCGTTTGGTGCTAACAGGCATGGTCTGCAAAGCATTGATTCGAAAAGTGAGTCCGTCAGGCATTCCTCACTGCCAGTTTGTTTTAGAACATCGTTCACAACAACAGGAAGCAGGACTGTCAAGGCAAGCATGGTGCAGAATGCCCATTATCGCTAGCGGACAAACCTTACAAGCCCGTACTCACAGTATAACGGTCGGCAGTTGGATTACAGTTAGCGGTTTCATTAGCACTCATCAAGGGCGCAATGGGATCAGCAAGATAGTCCTCCATGCCGAGCAGATTGATTTGATAGATTCTGGAGACTAG
- the qseB gene encoding quorum sensing response regulator transcription factor QseB translates to MRILLIEDDRLIGDGLKVGLTQLGFTVDWFMDGKYGQQALFDAPYDAVVLDLSLPNIDGMDILKHWRTEGRDEPVLILTARDALDQRVQGLQQGADDYLCKPFALMEVMARLQALIRRRSGQLTPKLSHGEVEMDPIAMTVTLQGEPIQLKGKELALLSLFLHNPNKVLSRSLIEEKLYNWDEEVSSNSIEVHIHHLRRKLGNKFIRTIHGVGYRLGDNQQ, encoded by the coding sequence ATGCGTATTTTATTAATTGAAGATGACAGGCTTATTGGTGACGGATTAAAAGTCGGTTTAACACAGCTCGGGTTTACGGTGGATTGGTTTATGGACGGTAAATACGGGCAGCAAGCACTCTTTGATGCACCATACGATGCGGTAGTGCTGGATCTATCCCTACCCAATATTGATGGTATGGATATTCTAAAGCACTGGCGCACTGAAGGACGGGATGAGCCAGTGTTAATTCTCACAGCGCGAGATGCGCTTGATCAACGCGTGCAAGGATTACAACAAGGCGCGGATGACTATTTGTGCAAACCTTTTGCACTGATGGAAGTGATGGCGCGTTTGCAAGCGTTGATCCGCCGTAGAAGTGGTCAACTCACCCCCAAGCTCAGCCATGGTGAGGTTGAAATGGATCCCATCGCGATGACAGTCACCCTTCAAGGGGAGCCTATTCAGCTTAAGGGTAAAGAATTGGCGTTGTTGTCCCTTTTTTTGCACAATCCCAACAAAGTATTATCACGCTCGCTGATTGAAGAAAAACTGTATAATTGGGATGAGGAAGTATCGAGTAACTCCATTGAGGTACATATTCACCACCTAAGGCGTAAATTAGGAAATAAATTTATTCGAACAATTCACGGTGTAGGTTATCGGCTAGGTGATAATCAACAATGA
- a CDS encoding peptidylprolyl isomerase: MANQNFDSVEAQASYGIGLQVGQQLLESGLEGLVPNAILAGLVDALEGNMPSVPVESLHKALREVHERADEVRAARQAALAEEGQKFLDENQKREGVSTTESGLQFSVINQGEGAIPSRSDRVRVHYTGRLIDGSVFDSSVQRGQPAEFPVSGVIPGWIEALTLMPVGSKWELYIPHNLAYGERGAGASIPPFSTLVFEVELLEIL, from the coding sequence ATGGCAAACCAAAATTTTGATTCGGTAGAAGCTCAAGCAAGCTACGGTATTGGTCTACAAGTGGGTCAGCAACTATTAGAGTCTGGCTTAGAAGGTTTAGTACCAAACGCAATTTTAGCAGGCCTTGTCGATGCATTAGAAGGCAATATGCCATCTGTTCCTGTTGAAAGCTTGCATAAAGCATTACGTGAAGTTCATGAACGCGCGGACGAAGTTCGTGCTGCTCGCCAAGCCGCATTGGCTGAAGAAGGCCAAAAATTCCTTGATGAAAACCAAAAGCGTGAAGGTGTTTCAACGACTGAATCTGGTTTGCAATTCTCGGTGATCAACCAAGGTGAAGGGGCTATCCCATCTCGCTCAGACCGTGTTCGTGTTCACTACACTGGCCGTTTAATTGATGGTTCTGTGTTTGATAGTTCTGTTCAACGTGGTCAGCCAGCAGAATTCCCTGTAAGTGGCGTGATCCCAGGTTGGATTGAAGCACTGACTCTGATGCCTGTTGGCTCTAAATGGGAACTGTATATCCCGCACAATTTAGCTTATGGTGAGCGTGGTGCAGGTGCATCTATTCCTCCGTTCAGCACTTTAGTATTCGAAGTTGAATTGTTAGAAATCTTATAA
- a CDS encoding CDP-diacylglycerol diphosphatase, giving the protein MLKNKWVKVFLGCLFLFIASLIGYISWVKINANALWNIVNEQCLSPQKTVFASPSSCLKVDKEKHYVLFKDKQGPRHNLVIPTSTIAGIESPQLLEPSSPDYFAIAWQERESLLPKAGTPFPHDLLAVAVNSPYGRSQNQLHLHIACLKPEVSLQINQVSTHITTDWATLPTKLIGHHYLAKKLQDEPTKPKNAFNQLNEYVEKHQDKMSNFGLALIQLTDGSKVLLANRVNIWDLNLGSAGELLDYQCVAANQ; this is encoded by the coding sequence ATGCTAAAAAATAAATGGGTTAAGGTATTTTTAGGGTGTCTATTTTTATTCATTGCGTCTTTAATCGGCTATATTTCTTGGGTGAAAATTAATGCAAACGCCTTATGGAATATAGTGAATGAACAATGCCTTTCACCACAAAAAACCGTTTTTGCATCCCCCTCATCTTGCCTCAAAGTTGATAAAGAAAAACATTATGTCTTATTCAAAGACAAGCAAGGCCCACGGCATAACCTCGTTATTCCTACCAGTACAATTGCGGGAATTGAGTCTCCCCAATTACTTGAGCCTTCATCACCAGACTATTTTGCTATCGCTTGGCAAGAAAGAGAGAGCTTATTGCCAAAAGCGGGAACACCGTTCCCTCATGATTTATTAGCAGTTGCAGTAAATTCGCCATACGGTCGCTCACAGAACCAACTGCATCTTCATATTGCTTGCTTAAAGCCTGAAGTGAGCCTGCAAATTAACCAAGTCTCCACACATATAACAACAGATTGGGCAACTTTACCAACTAAGCTCATCGGTCATCATTATTTAGCTAAAAAACTCCAAGATGAGCCTACCAAGCCAAAAAATGCATTTAATCAACTGAATGAATATGTCGAAAAACATCAGGATAAAATGAGTAATTTTGGTTTAGCGCTAATACAGCTTACAGACGGCTCAAAGGTGTTACTTGCCAACCGAGTCAATATTTGGGATTTAAACTTAGGCTCCGCAGGGGAATTACTTGATTATCAATGTGTAGCAGCTAATCAGTAA
- the rpsR gene encoding 30S ribosomal protein S18 — MARYFRRRKFCRFTAEGVQEIDYKDIATLKNYITESGKIVPSRITGTRAKYQRQLARAIKRARYLSLLPYTDRHQ; from the coding sequence ATGGCACGTTATTTCCGTCGTCGCAAGTTCTGCCGTTTCACAGCGGAAGGCGTTCAAGAGATCGACTATAAAGATATCGCAACGCTGAAAAACTATATCACTGAAAGTGGTAAAATTGTACCAAGCCGTATCACCGGTACTCGTGCAAAATATCAGCGTCAGCTCGCTCGTGCTATCAAGCGCGCTCGCTACCTGTCTCTGTTACCATATACTGATCGTCATCAGTAA
- a CDS encoding YtfJ family protein: protein MFKNMCISLCLLSLSTIATAANIQLNQSVPAVSVTDKGELILNKENKLDYQPWKSQQLVGKVRTIQHIAGRSSAKEMNAPLIEAIKHARFPHDTYQTTTIINTDDAIFGTGVFVKNSVEDSKKEFPYSQFIVDSDGVVKAAWGLKPESSAIIVLDNQGKVLFFKDGELNEQEIEKVIGLLISSLK from the coding sequence ATGTTTAAAAATATGTGTATTTCTCTTTGCTTACTCAGCTTATCCACTATTGCCACAGCCGCAAATATTCAACTAAACCAATCTGTTCCTGCTGTTTCAGTCACCGATAAAGGTGAATTAATTCTTAATAAAGAAAACAAACTCGATTATCAACCGTGGAAAAGCCAGCAGTTGGTAGGGAAAGTGCGCACTATCCAACATATTGCGGGACGCTCCTCGGCAAAAGAAATGAATGCACCACTGATTGAAGCCATCAAACACGCCAGATTCCCGCATGATACCTATCAAACCACCACTATCATTAATACCGATGATGCAATTTTTGGTACGGGCGTTTTTGTTAAAAATAGTGTTGAAGACAGTAAAAAAGAGTTTCCCTATTCTCAGTTTATTGTCGATAGCGATGGTGTAGTAAAAGCCGCATGGGGGTTAAAGCCTGAAAGCTCGGCAATCATCGTGTTAGATAATCAAGGGAAAGTGCTATTTTTCAAAGATGGTGAACTTAATGAACAAGAAATTGAAAAAGTCATTGGCTTACTGATTTCTTCTTTGAAGTAA
- a CDS encoding LysM-like peptidoglycan-binding domain-containing protein, with product MVKLSKFHIYSIAVLALIVVVALFWPTGDEPLNNTPQNQPIVIPPPTTPDITTAPIQTPSIQQPEGNTPQLPTEPEIVPEPIEPEPTEQPTVTPPQVQEPQTIRPAANEWQNYRVQKGKTLAQLFRDNHLQANDAFIMARVEGAEKPLSNLRQGQKIRLKANSKGEVQLLETTASDGKTYSFARLSDGSYYRTP from the coding sequence ATGGTTAAGCTATCTAAATTCCATATCTATAGTATTGCCGTGTTAGCGCTAATTGTCGTGGTTGCCCTGTTTTGGCCAACAGGTGATGAGCCATTGAATAACACACCGCAAAATCAACCGATTGTCATTCCCCCTCCGACAACGCCCGATATCACAACGGCTCCTATTCAAACACCTTCGATTCAACAGCCTGAAGGCAATACGCCACAACTCCCAACAGAGCCTGAAATTGTGCCTGAACCCATAGAGCCTGAGCCAACAGAGCAACCTACAGTAACACCACCACAGGTGCAAGAACCGCAAACAATACGTCCCGCCGCCAATGAATGGCAAAATTATCGTGTTCAAAAAGGAAAAACGTTGGCACAACTGTTCCGAGACAACCATTTACAAGCAAACGATGCCTTTATCATGGCCCGTGTTGAAGGTGCTGAAAAACCGTTGAGCAATTTACGCCAAGGGCAAAAAATTCGCTTAAAAGCAAACAGTAAAGGTGAAGTTCAATTACTGGAAACAACAGCGTCTGATGGAAAAACTTACAGCTTTGCACGGCTAAGTGACGGTAGCTATTATCGGACCCCTTAG
- the cysQ gene encoding 3'(2'),5'-bisphosphate nucleotidase CysQ: protein MLQQICQLAQEAGYAIMETYNAQEPLRVDHKSDNSPVTEADIAAHQIIAAGLARIAPDIPQLSEEDPPEWSVRQHWQRYWLIDPLDGTKEFINRNGDFTVNIALIEKGVPVMGVVYAPAKGLLYYAEGNQAWKEEGGHKQQIHVYDGKPPVIVISRSHQDSELMDYLAQMGEHTTVEIGSSLKFCLVAEGKAQLYPRFGPTNIWDTAAGHAIAIGAGAKVVDWNGKTLDYTPRSSFLNPGFRVILF from the coding sequence ATGCTACAACAAATTTGTCAGCTTGCTCAAGAAGCGGGTTATGCCATTATGGAAACGTACAATGCGCAAGAGCCGTTGCGGGTTGATCATAAAAGTGACAATTCTCCTGTCACAGAGGCAGACATTGCCGCTCACCAGATTATTGCAGCTGGCTTAGCTCGTATTGCGCCTGATATTCCTCAACTTTCTGAAGAAGATCCCCCAGAGTGGTCAGTCCGACAACATTGGCAGCGTTATTGGCTTATTGACCCCCTTGATGGCACAAAAGAATTTATTAATCGTAATGGGGATTTTACGGTAAACATTGCGTTGATTGAAAAGGGTGTGCCTGTTATGGGCGTTGTGTATGCACCTGCAAAAGGGCTGCTTTACTATGCTGAAGGAAACCAAGCATGGAAAGAAGAAGGCGGTCATAAGCAGCAAATTCATGTGTATGATGGCAAGCCTCCAGTGATTGTGATAAGCCGCTCCCATCAAGATAGCGAATTAATGGATTATTTGGCGCAAATGGGAGAGCACACAACGGTAGAAATTGGTTCATCGCTGAAATTTTGCCTTGTGGCGGAGGGAAAAGCACAGCTTTACCCTCGATTTGGGCCAACAAATATTTGGGACACGGCGGCAGGCCATGCGATTGCGATTGGTGCTGGTGCAAAAGTGGTTGATTGGAATGGCAAAACCTTAGATTACACACCGAGAAGCTCATTTTTGAACCCCGGTTTTCGGGTGATTTTATTCTAA
- the rplI gene encoding 50S ribosomal protein L9 — protein sequence MQVILLDKVANLGSLGDQVNVKSGYARNFLVPQGKAVPATKKNIEFFEARRAELEAKLADVLAAAQARAAAVTALGSVTLASKAGDEGKLFGSIGTRDIADAVTAAGVKIAKSEVRLPNGVLRTTGDHEVHFQLHSDVFAELNVIIVAE from the coding sequence ATGCAAGTTATTCTGCTTGATAAAGTAGCTAACCTAGGTAGCCTGGGTGATCAGGTTAACGTTAAATCGGGCTATGCTCGTAACTTCTTAGTACCACAGGGTAAAGCTGTTCCTGCAACTAAGAAAAACATCGAATTCTTCGAAGCACGCCGCGCGGAATTGGAAGCTAAATTAGCTGACGTTCTGGCAGCAGCACAGGCTCGTGCAGCAGCTGTTACTGCACTGGGTTCTGTTACTCTGGCTTCTAAAGCTGGTGACGAAGGTAAACTGTTCGGTTCAATCGGTACTCGTGATATCGCTGATGCAGTGACTGCTGCTGGTGTTAAAATCGCGAAAAGCGAAGTTCGCCTGCCAAACGGCGTTCTGCGTACTACTGGTGATCACGAAGTTCACTTCCAGTTACACAGCGATGTTTTCGCAGAGCTGAACGTTATCATCGTTGCTGAATAA
- the qseC gene encoding quorum sensing histidine kinase QseC yields MKTFSLRLKLTLTLLFLALLTWGIASSLAWYQSYKTINELFDTQQMAFAKRLSVLPSDLALTKPSLTKTKKLLRKNRGHQDDDALAFAVFTSKGEMVLNDGDNGRDIRFEFTREGFTDGLMAGSDDPWRFVWLKSQNGQYVIAVGQEWEYRQEMATDIMVAQFMPWLVALPAMLLVFLWLLTRALRPLNDVANQLYRRKPNELTPIQVARIPSEARPIIDSVNGLFGRINQMFMRERQFTSDAAHELRSPLAALRVQAEVVQIAGNNREIRQHAVENLTEGIDRATRLVDQLLTLSRLESSAQLEDISELTWENLIDTAVKDIEPQAMTYGTAIIQTIISQPKPFKGQALLLGVLLRNLLHNAIRYGKEKGEVKITLYSGHLEIEDNGEGVTSDVLQRLGERFYRPPGQEKTGSGLGLSIVKRIAELHNLHVMFTHAETGGFCVKIMW; encoded by the coding sequence ATGAAAACCTTTAGTCTGCGGTTAAAACTTACCTTAACATTATTATTTCTTGCGCTGCTCACGTGGGGAATTGCCAGCTCATTGGCATGGTATCAAAGTTATAAAACAATCAATGAGCTATTTGATACGCAGCAAATGGCATTTGCTAAGCGATTATCGGTATTACCTTCAGATTTGGCATTAACGAAGCCTTCACTGACAAAAACAAAAAAATTATTGCGTAAGAACCGTGGTCACCAAGATGATGATGCACTGGCATTTGCGGTGTTTACCTCAAAAGGGGAAATGGTGCTTAACGACGGTGATAATGGTCGTGATATTAGATTCGAATTCACGCGAGAAGGCTTTACTGATGGTCTAATGGCGGGGAGTGATGATCCTTGGCGGTTTGTCTGGCTAAAATCTCAGAATGGGCAGTATGTGATTGCCGTTGGGCAGGAGTGGGAATATCGCCAAGAGATGGCAACGGACATTATGGTTGCTCAATTTATGCCATGGCTGGTGGCATTACCTGCGATGTTGCTGGTATTTTTATGGTTACTAACTCGTGCATTACGTCCTCTTAATGATGTTGCAAACCAACTATATCGACGAAAGCCCAACGAGTTAACCCCCATACAAGTCGCACGGATCCCCAGTGAAGCTCGACCTATTATCGATTCAGTAAATGGCTTGTTCGGTCGTATTAACCAAATGTTTATGCGTGAAAGGCAGTTTACTTCCGATGCTGCTCATGAGTTACGTAGTCCTCTTGCGGCATTAAGAGTGCAAGCGGAAGTGGTTCAAATTGCAGGCAATAACCGTGAAATCCGTCAACATGCCGTCGAAAATTTAACGGAAGGCATTGATAGGGCAACACGACTTGTCGATCAATTATTGACGTTATCGCGGTTAGAGTCTTCAGCACAGTTGGAAGATATCAGTGAACTGACGTGGGAAAACTTGATTGATACGGCAGTGAAAGATATTGAACCGCAAGCGATGACCTATGGAACAGCAATTATTCAAACGATTATTTCACAACCAAAACCATTTAAAGGGCAAGCGCTATTACTTGGCGTGTTGCTACGTAACTTACTTCACAATGCCATTCGTTATGGTAAAGAAAAAGGCGAAGTGAAAATCACATTGTATAGCGGACATCTTGAAATTGAAGACAATGGTGAGGGGGTAACTTCTGATGTTTTACAACGTTTAGGGGAGCGTTTTTATCGACCGCCAGGACAAGAGAAAACAGGAAGTGGCTTGGGACTGTCTATTGTGAAACGAATTGCGGAGTTACATAACTTACATGTTATGTTTACTCACGCAGAGACAGGTGGTTTTTGCGTTAAAATAATGTGGTGA
- the nudK gene encoding GDP-mannose pyrophosphatase NudK → MTVNQPKLRNIQEKLLSDNWYILKKYTYELQRRDGSWQRQEREVYDRGNGAVILLYNKTKNSIILIRQFRMPMYVNGYPNFLIEAAAGLLENASPEARIIAEAEEETGFKVDKLEKVFEAFMSPGSVTEKLHFYIAEYSDNNRSNEGGGLAEEGEDIEVLEWPFPKALEAIRTGEIVDGKTIMLIQHLALNSILKS, encoded by the coding sequence ATGACTGTTAACCAACCGAAACTGCGCAATATTCAAGAAAAACTCCTCTCAGATAATTGGTATATTTTAAAGAAATACACCTATGAGCTACAAAGGCGTGATGGCAGTTGGCAACGACAAGAACGGGAAGTGTATGACAGAGGAAACGGCGCCGTTATTTTGTTATACAACAAAACCAAAAATAGCATTATTCTCATTCGCCAATTTCGTATGCCAATGTATGTAAATGGCTACCCAAATTTTTTAATTGAAGCAGCCGCAGGCTTGCTCGAAAACGCCTCCCCAGAAGCACGTATTATTGCCGAAGCTGAAGAAGAAACTGGTTTTAAAGTCGATAAACTAGAAAAAGTGTTTGAAGCTTTTATGAGTCCAGGCTCGGTCACAGAAAAACTGCATTTTTATATCGCCGAGTATAGCGATAATAATCGTAGCAATGAAGGCGGCGGACTTGCAGAAGAAGGGGAAGATATTGAAGTGTTAGAGTGGCCTTTTCCCAAAGCGCTTGAAGCGATCAGAACAGGGGAGATTGTCGATGGTAAGACAATTATGTTAATACAGCACCTCGCCTTAAATTCAATTCTGAAAAGCTAA
- a CDS encoding hemolysin family protein: MLNSLLIVLLLCAISAFFSLSEISLAASRRIKLKLMADEGNINAARVLKLQEMPGMFFTVVQIGLNAVAILAGIVGESAFSPALYDVFIQFLSPEWAQKIAFVLSFTIVTSLFILVADLTPKRIGMVKPEAIAIRIVNPMRFCLVVLSPFVWFFNGLANLIFKLFKLPISRNEDITSDDIFAVVEAGAVAGVLRKQEHELIENVFELESRTVPSAMTPRESIIYFDKNESEDSIKHKISTQPHSKFLVCEGDIDHVIGYVDSKELLNRVLNGQSLNLNDGVHIRSTLMVPDTLSLSDTLDAFKNNGVDFAVILNEYALVMGVITINDVMITLMGDLVGSGQEEQIVVRDENSWLVDGGTPIEDVQRILDIDEFPDFSNYETIAGFMMYRLRRMPKRTDYVKYAGYKFEVVDIDNYKIDQLLVTRLTTAPSPVIVQPGKSTIEMTDSKQQTKGTDH, translated from the coding sequence ATGCTCAACAGTTTACTGATCGTTCTTTTATTATGCGCAATTAGCGCATTTTTCTCTTTGTCAGAAATTTCACTGGCCGCTTCTCGTCGTATAAAACTCAAGTTAATGGCTGATGAAGGCAACATTAATGCAGCTCGAGTTCTAAAGTTACAAGAAATGCCGGGTATGTTTTTCACCGTGGTACAAATTGGCTTAAATGCCGTTGCTATTCTTGCGGGTATTGTTGGCGAATCGGCATTCTCCCCTGCTTTATATGACGTTTTCATTCAATTTTTATCCCCTGAATGGGCACAAAAAATCGCATTCGTTCTATCGTTTACCATCGTTACCAGCTTATTTATCTTAGTGGCGGACTTAACGCCAAAACGTATTGGTATGGTAAAACCTGAGGCTATTGCTATTCGCATTGTCAATCCAATGCGTTTTTGTTTAGTCGTACTCAGCCCTTTTGTTTGGTTCTTTAATGGCCTTGCTAATCTCATCTTTAAATTATTTAAATTACCCATTTCACGTAATGAAGATATCACTTCAGATGATATTTTTGCCGTGGTAGAAGCTGGGGCTGTTGCTGGGGTACTGCGTAAACAAGAACATGAATTAATTGAAAATGTGTTCGAATTAGAATCACGTACCGTTCCATCTGCAATGACGCCACGTGAAAGCATTATTTATTTTGATAAAAACGAATCCGAAGACAGCATTAAACACAAAATTTCCACTCAACCACATTCTAAGTTCCTTGTTTGTGAAGGGGATATTGACCATGTTATTGGTTACGTGGATTCAAAAGAACTCCTTAATCGCGTACTGAATGGGCAAAGCTTAAACTTAAATGATGGAGTTCATATCCGTAGCACACTAATGGTGCCAGATACACTCTCCTTATCGGATACATTAGACGCATTTAAAAATAACGGTGTTGATTTCGCGGTGATTCTCAATGAATACGCCTTAGTAATGGGCGTGATCACCATCAATGACGTCATGATCACCTTAATGGGGGATTTAGTCGGTTCAGGGCAAGAAGAACAAATCGTCGTACGTGATGAAAACTCGTGGCTGGTCGATGGTGGAACACCGATTGAAGATGTACAACGCATTTTAGATATCGATGAATTCCCCGATTTTAGCAATTATGAAACTATCGCTGGCTTTATGATGTACCGCTTGAGGAGAATGCCTAAACGTACAGATTATGTGAAATACGCTGGCTATAAGTTTGAAGTGGTGGATATTGATAACTACAAAATAGACCAATTACTTGTAACGCGGCTCACAACAGCACCTTCCCCCGTGATTGTGCAGCCAGGCAAAAGTACCATTGAAATGACTGATAGCAAACAACAGACAAAAGGTACTGACCATTAG
- a CDS encoding DUF1107 domain-containing protein — translation MKVFNRYNPFKIALYVKTLFSGRLYIKDFGAFEFNYGKILPPKVSDKRHYSVMSEVNKQISLLQAELG, via the coding sequence ATGAAAGTATTTAACCGCTATAACCCATTTAAAATTGCTCTTTATGTTAAAACACTCTTCAGTGGTCGGCTCTATATAAAGGATTTTGGAGCATTTGAGTTTAATTATGGGAAGATTTTACCGCCAAAAGTGAGTGATAAACGCCATTACAGTGTGATGAGCGAAGTCAACAAACAGATTTCACTGCTACAGGCAGAATTAGGGTAG
- a CDS encoding YgiW/YdeI family stress tolerance OB fold protein, with protein MKKLPLITLVAALATAPVFAANGGFDGPGAVTNTATQNTQTGGFIGPNSGEMTVAKALDMSDDSWVILRGNIVKQLDHKHYEFTDGTGTINLEISEKRWNGINVTPKDKIEIRGKIDKDWNSREVEVKQIQLIK; from the coding sequence ATGAAAAAATTACCTTTAATAACTTTAGTTGCCGCCCTTGCCACTGCCCCTGTTTTTGCTGCTAATGGCGGTTTTGATGGCCCAGGCGCTGTGACCAACACCGCCACACAAAACACCCAAACAGGTGGTTTTATTGGTCCAAATAGCGGTGAAATGACCGTCGCAAAAGCACTTGATATGTCAGACGATAGCTGGGTTATCTTACGCGGTAATATTGTTAAGCAGCTTGATCATAAGCATTATGAGTTTACCGACGGTACTGGCACTATCAATCTTGAAATCAGCGAAAAACGTTGGAATGGAATTAATGTCACCCCTAAGGATAAAATCGAAATTCGCGGTAAAATTGATAAAGATTGGAATTCAAGAGAAGTTGAAGTTAAACAAATTCAGTTAATCAAATAA